The genomic segment TGCGGGTCCAAGGATAACTAAATCATTATACCCACCTTCGTTATTCAATATTCCCAGCCTAAGAAATTCAGTGAGACTATGTGCGGCCTTAATCACTCGATCTTCTTTTTCATGGAGTAAAATAACCCGGATGACATGAGTAAACGGAGGATATCGTCGATCCTTCCGATACTTAATTTCTTCCCAAAAGAAATGCAGATAATCATGTTGCGAAGCCAATACTATCGCCCGATCCTTGGGAGAATACGTTTGAAAAACGACTTCACCAGGTTTATTGCTCCGACCCGTTCTCCCCGCGACTTGGGTTAAGAGTTGGAATGCTCTTTCTTTCGCTCGAAAATCGGGCATATTGAGCAATTGATCAGCGGCAATAACTCCCACTAATGTAACATTAGGAAAGTCTAACCCCTTGGCCAACATCTGGGTACCGACCAAAATATCTGCTTCCTGCTTTCTAAAGGTCGAAAGGATTCGATTATAATTCTCGGGAGCACGCGTTGTATCCCAATCTAAACGAAGAATCCGCGACTTCGGAAATAGCCCCTGTAATTCTTCTTCCACGCGCTGTGTTCCCTGACCAAAAAAGCGAATATAGCGGCTTCCACATTCTGGGCAGACATGAGGTGGAACCTCTTCATGGTTACAATAATGACAGCGCATCACCTGTCCATTGCTATGATAAGTCAACGCAACATCACAGTCAGGACAGCGTACAACATAACCACATTCCCGACAATTCACAAACGTAGAATACCCTCGTCGATTTAAGAAAATCATACTTTGTTCCTGTGTCTCAAGTCGAGAACGTATTTTACTCTGTAAAGCCACAGAAAACATACTCCGGTTGCCCTTCATCAGTTCCTCCCGCATATCCACGATCTCCACAGGAGGAAGAGGACGATCAGCAACTCGATGTTCCATCTTTGTGAATCCTATCTGACCAGTTTGAGCCGCCGCATAAGCTTCAAGCGAGGGCGTCGCACTTCCGAGAACCACAACTCCTTGATGTTGTTCCATTCGTTTTCGTGCAACATCGCGAGCATGATATTTAGGATTTTCATCCTGCTTATAAGCTCCCTCATGTTCTTCATCTAAAATGATCAGCCGCAAATTCGTCAAGGGGGCAAAAACTGCGGAGCGTGCACCTATGACGAGTTTGACCTGACCCTTTAAAATCTCTTGCCAGGCTTTAACCTTTTCCCCGGATTTCAACCCCGAGTGCATAACAATGACCTGGTGCCCAAACTGTTTTTGAAAATAATAAGCGACCTGTGAGGTTAAAGAAATCTCCGGAACAAGAAGAATGGCTGTCCCCCCTTGAGCAATCACTTTGGTGATAACCTCCCGGTAGACTTCCGTTTTTCCACTTCCCGTTACACCGTGTAAAAGTATCGTTTGATAGGCTTTACCATCCAGCGCTTTCTCAATCCCCTGACAAGCTTCTGCTTGTTCAGGTGTTAACTTCCAACCTTCTGTAATGAGTTTAGCTTCAAGCAACTGCGTCTCACCCGGAGGTTGTTTCCGCGCACCCGCTGGAATTCCTGATGTGAACCGAGACTCTATTCTCAGCCAACCTTGATTCAGTAATTCGTCCATTTTTCCTTGACTAAAGCCAGAGCGTTTTAGAAATACACTCAGAGGCAGAGCCTTTTGCTTTGCACGAAAAAGTACTGTAAACCCCTTATAAACTTCAGGGTCTAAGAACTTTAGCGTCTGAACATCCTCATCTTCTTTCGAGGCTAGAGGAACAACCCACTCTTCCACTTTTCCCTTCATCAGCGGCCAAACAGTATGCAGACTTTGAG from the Desulfitobacterium metallireducens DSM 15288 genome contains:
- the priA gene encoding replication restart helicase PriA, producing MQYAEILVDVANRRLDQIFHYRVPQLLTLKVGMRVIVPLGHRQVQGIVLRRADVLPEEAKEHVLKDVLAVVDDALAIPEDLLNLALWMAERTLCPIAQSLHTVWPLMKGKVEEWVVPLASKEDEDVQTLKFLDPEVYKGFTVLFRAKQKALPLSVFLKRSGFSQGKMDELLNQGWLRIESRFTSGIPAGARKQPPGETQLLEAKLITEGWKLTPEQAEACQGIEKALDGKAYQTILLHGVTGSGKTEVYREVITKVIAQGGTAILLVPEISLTSQVAYYFQKQFGHQVIVMHSGLKSGEKVKAWQEILKGQVKLVIGARSAVFAPLTNLRLIILDEEHEGAYKQDENPKYHARDVARKRMEQHQGVVVLGSATPSLEAYAAAQTGQIGFTKMEHRVADRPLPPVEIVDMREELMKGNRSMFSVALQSKIRSRLETQEQSMIFLNRRGYSTFVNCRECGYVVRCPDCDVALTYHSNGQVMRCHYCNHEEVPPHVCPECGSRYIRFFGQGTQRVEEELQGLFPKSRILRLDWDTTRAPENYNRILSTFRKQEADILVGTQMLAKGLDFPNVTLVGVIAADQLLNMPDFRAKERAFQLLTQVAGRTGRSNKPGEVVFQTYSPKDRAIVLASQHDYLHFFWEEIKYRKDRRYPPFTHVIRVILLHEKEDRVIKAAHSLTEFLRLGILNNEGGYNDLVILGPAPAVLARLKNKFRWQVLVKGKRLEPLRAFLHQGVQKYAQDSSSQGVQLNIEVDPLSMG